The Hippoglossus hippoglossus isolate fHipHip1 chromosome 21, fHipHip1.pri, whole genome shotgun sequence genome contains a region encoding:
- the map3k19 gene encoding mitogen-activated protein kinase kinase kinase 19 isoform X1 codes for MLAVRDIDLFQSIVTPLPWDHRPVEVVRMLLGLSADLQARDQSGCSALHYAASIHSPLKEEIIHMMVESLHHTDADPVSPLAFDESSYQDLDSEFEDSDIELDIESLHPHPSTAASPTPTHTLQQPGLLYSHAGEVLESPGCPPPSDNHKDLSQDKGIPLCFQNAMDTLRDIRQAYQDAGRGGSRGGLSLPSLNNSSRRWSHVDPAASCGLLSTRTPCIPAPPSPRQRTRSVVAACPSSPGLLSVAEPSQLSRSAPSLMEPLLCSNTMMQARAHIQTRLGSQDTVHEQKGPFPALNPRTPKLLAPLSSRPRDGAALPVLKHRVPLKPISRSPLCSRTWLRRERLFRGSPRAGPTTKGGSEESGSSSSQSSIDLEDDERDVQERSSEESNLKFDEDTVLQLSKDVISTRADLVEETRQHFKVQSRISQIPVIHRSAHNMDGDPINREGDLSTERTTNSYCEGEAPNMIYSKEHVYNHSFTKSNYAKQSDTVNHTITSESEEKNHAGGSSDPESDITRVLIFDMNDEQGDAAACSGGNHRKEVQYLKKTEVTMKDSSDEETQVVPQVLCRAEPAELNISSAVGEMQLFTAGVNRPLSNGDSKTDKKMLKVLNPAQSKETTTGMTREQRANYQTNQSFNLRAHKERSIISRHKSKTNMKGPSLSTQVKDKTRKSPELIISGEASVKVKSKLNPVKGSHHCSDTPSPRKKVIDHPLSRRANPDKSNNSKAQPPGRELKSTRQQKRLSAAGTTRSKSALDFLTYKDMFQQIQSGEGGPAIYEMFAGPIYENLRVSSSCEKTKDRQVQSAPCRKVQQSQKVKQRPLKQPKLRRSPGESMVISTKSKPRLASSRVRPHLASPSRKDNTTKLDTKLVLSKHGEIYHTSAQEKAADHILSTIVEALSRYDTETLKPDDKILTMATSSHAKDSHTSLYMQEIPRTSTRNESRLVPPPVFPQSSQQSEIDTWASSSSSSNTIVSPVYQKFLDEVGDGPLTDDLLQCLAEELISLDERDVSLDPCSENLESSKEESVREDLATGRNGFPEDISADFAALLGSGGAVDDTITWTKGEVLGRGAYGTVYCGLTSQGKLIAVKQVSLHTSDPEAAKTEYGRLQGEVDLLKALSHINIVGFLGTRLYRHMVSIFMEYVPGGSISSILHRFGPLPERVLALYTHQILEGVAYLHLNRVVHRDLKGNNVMLMPTGVIKLIDFGCARRLSCLNHTASSSGDLLKSVHGTPYWMAPEVINDTGYGRKSDIWSVGCTVFEMATGKPPLAHMDKMAALFYIGAERGSMPPLPDGFSDNAKDFVKNSLTSDQRLRPSADELLTHPFIPKNETEVNSWEKTKKNCCGHTQGHCG; via the exons ATGCGGACCCCGTGTCACCGTTGGCCTTTGACGAATCCTCATACCAGGATTTAGACTCAGAGTTTGAAGATTCGGACATAGAGCTGGACATTGAGAGCCTTCATCCTCATCCGTCGACAGCAGCCTCCCCGACACCGACACACACCCTTCAGCAGCCCGGTCTACTGTACAGCCACGCCGGG GAAGTGCTGGAGTCTCCAGGGTGCCCTCCTCCGTCTGACAATCATAAAGATCTCAGCCAAG ATAAGGGGATCCCCCTGTGTTTCCAAAACGCCATGGACACTCTGAGAGACATCAGGCAAGCCTACCAGGAcgcagggagaggaggcag caGAGGAGGTTTGTCTCTGCCGAGCCTGAATAACAGCAGCAGACGCTGGAGCCACGTAGATCCTGCTGCCTCGTGTGGTTTGCTGAGTACCAGGACTCCCTGCATCCCAGCCCCCCCTTCACCCAG GCAGAGGACCAGGAGTGTGGTTGCTGCATGCCCATCCTCCCCCGGCCTGCTGTCTGTGGCTGAGCCCAGCCAGCTCAGCCGGTCGGCCCCCAGCCTCATGGAACCACTACTGTGTTCCAACACTATGATGCAGGCCAGGGCACACATCCAGACCC GACTTGGTTCTCAAGATACTGTTCATGAACAAAAG GGTCCCTTTCCGGCTCTGAACCCTCGTACACCTAAGCTGTTGGCACCGCTGAGCAGCAGACCCAGGGACGGTGCAGCTCTGCCAGTACTGAAGCACCGTGTTCCCCTGAAGCCCATCAGCCGGAGCCCCCTTTGCTCCAGGACCTGGCTGAGGAGAGAGCGGCTGTTCCGGGGCAGCCCACGCGCTGGGCCTACTACTAAGGGTGGCAGTGAGGAGAGCGggtccagcagcagccagagttCAATTGATCTGGAGGATGACGAGAGGGATGTTCAGGAGAGATCTTCAGAGGAGAGCAATCTGAAGTTTGATGAAGACACGGTGTTGCAGCTTTCGAAGGATGTGATCTCCACTCGGGCTGATTTGGTTGAGGAGACCAGGCAGCATTTTAAAGTTCAGTCGAGAATCAGTCAGATTCCAGTGATCCACAGATCAGCACATAACATGGATGGGGATCCTATCAACCGTGAAGGTGATCTCAGCACTGAAAGAACAACAAACTCTTATTGTGAAGGCGAAGCCCCAAATATGATTTATTCAAAGGAGCATGTTTACAATCATAGCTTTACAAAATCTAACTATGCAAAACAAAGTGACACTGTGAACCATACAATCACATCAGAGTCTGAGGAGAAGAACCATGCAGGCGGAAGTTCAGACCCTGAGAGTGACATTACCCGTGTACTTATATTTGATATGAATGATGAACAGGGGGATGCTGCTGCATGCTCTGGAGGAAATCACAGAAAAGAAGTCcagtatttaaaaaagacagaagtgaCAATGAAGGATTCCTCTGATGAAGAAACCCAGGTAGTTCCTCAAGTCCTCTGTCGTGCTGAGCCTGCAGAGTTGAATATCAGCTCTGCCGTGGGGGAGATGCAGCTCTTTACAGCAGGAGTAAACCGTCCACTGTCAAATGGGGATTCCAAGACAGATAAGAAGATGCTGAAAGTCTTAAACCCTGCCCAGAGTAAGGAGACAACAACCGGCATGACCCGTGAACAAAGAGCAAATTATCAAACAAACCAGTCCTTCAATCTTCGAGCACATAAAGAGCGAAGTATCATTAGTCGGCACAAGTCCAAAACTAATATGAAGGGCCCCTCCCTTTCCACACAAGTCAAGGATAAAACCAGGAAAAGCCCTGAGCTAATTATTAGTGGAGAGGCCTCAGTCAAAGTAAAATCAAAGCTAAACCCTGTGAAAGGTTCTCATCATTGCTCTGACACCCCATCGCCACGAAAGAAGGTTATTGATCATCCACTGAGCAGAAGAGCAAATCCGGACAAGTCAAACAACAGCAAAGCTCAACCACCGGGGCGGGAGCTGAAGAGCACAAGGCAGCAGAAGAGACTCAGTGCAGCAGGGACAACAAGGTCTAAATCTGCACTTGACTTCCTCACCTACAAAGACATGTTTCAGCAGATACAGAGCGGGGAAGGAGGGCCAGCCATCTATGAGATGTTTGCTGGTCCTATCTACGAGAACCTGAGGGTTTCCAGCTCCTGTGAAAAAACAAAGGACAGACAAGTGCAGTCTGCGCCATGTAGGAAGGTGCAACAGTCGCAGAAAGTCAAACAGAGACCCTTGAAACAACCTAAATTGAGGAGAAGCCCGGGAGAGAGTATGGTGATTTCAACTAAAAGCAAACCGAGACTCGCGTCCTCCAGGGTGAGACCTCACCTCGCTTCTCCATCAAGGAAAGACAATACGACTAAACTAGACACAAAGTTAGTTCTTTCTAAGCATGGTGAGATTTATCACACTAGTGCTCAAGAAAAGGCTGCAGATCATATTTTATCTACCATAGTGGAGGCTCTTTCAAGATATGACACTGAAACTTTAAAACCTGATGACAAAATACTGACAATGGCAACTTCATCTCATGCTAAAGATAGCCATACGTCCCTGTATATGCAAGAAATCCCTAGGACTTCGACAAGAAACGAAAGCCGACTGGTTCCTCCGCCTGTGTTTCCTCAAAGCTCCCAGCAGTCGGAGATCGACACATGGGCCTCttctagcagcagcagcaacactaTTGTGTCCCCAGTTTACCAGAAGTTTCTGGATGAAGTCGGGGATGGCCCGCTTACCGATGACCTGCTGCAATGTCTGGCTGAAGAGCTAATCTCACTGGATGAGAGGGATGTCTCCTTAGACCCATGTTCGGAAAACCTGGAATCGAGCAAAGAAGAGTCCGTCAGAGAAGATCTTGCAACAGGAAGAAATGGGTTTCCCGAG GATATTTCAGCAGACTTTGCAGCGCTGCTTGGCTCTGGGGGGGCTGTTGATGACACCATCACCTGGACAAAGGGTGAAGTGCTTGGCCGAGGAGCCTATGGGACA GTGTACTGTGGCCTGACCAGCCAGGGCAAGCTGATAGCAGTGAAACAGGTCAGTCTGCACACGTCTGACCCTGAAGCGGCAAAGACAGAGTACGGTCGTCTGCAGGGCGAAGTGGATCTGCTTAAGGCCCTCAGCCACATCAACATCGTGGGCTTCCTGGGAACCCGTCTTTATCGGCACATGGTTTCTATCTTCATGGAGTATGTTCCAGGAGGATCCATCTCTAGCATCCTTCACAG GTTTGGTCCTCTGCCCGAGCGAGTCCTAGCTCTGTACACCCATCAGATCCTGGAAGGGGTGGCCTACCTTCACCTGAACAGGGTGGTTCATCGGGACTTAAAGGGAAACAATGTCATGCTGATGCCCACTGGCGTCATCAAGCTCATAGACTTTGGGTGTGCGCGACGTCTCAGCTGCCTGAACCACACCGCAAGTAGTAGTGGGGACCTGCTAAAGTCCGTCCATGGCACACCTTACTGGATGGCACCAGAG GTTATCAATGATACGGGATACGGCAGGAAGTCCGATATATGGAGTGTCGGCTGCACAGTGTTTGAGATGGCCACAGGGAAACCACCACTGGCACACATGGACAAGATGGCTGCCTTGTTTTACATTGGAGCTGAAAGGGGGTCGATGCCCCCTTTACCGGATGGGTTCTCGGATAATGCAAAGGATTTCGTAAAAAACAGCTTGACAAG TGACCAGAGACTACGGCCGTCTGCAGACGAGCTCCTGACGCATCCATTCATCCCCAAAAATGAGACTGAAGTGAACTCttgggaaaaaacaaaaaagaactgCTGTGGtcacacacagggacactgTGGTTAA
- the map3k19 gene encoding uncharacterized protein map3k19 isoform X5 has protein sequence MLAVRDIDLFQSIVTPLPWDHRPVEVVRMLLGLSADLQARDQSGCSALHYAASIHSPLKEEIIHMMVESLHHTDADPVSPLAFDESSYQDLDSEFEDSDIELDIESLHPHPSTAASPTPTHTLQQPGLLYSHAGEVLESPGCPPPSDNHKDLSQDKGIPLCFQNAMDTLRDIRQAYQDAGRGGSRGGLSLPSLNNSSRRWSHVDPAASCGLLSTRTPCIPAPPSPRQRTRSVVAACPSSPGLLSVAEPSQLSRSAPSLMEPLLCSNTMMQARAHIQTRLGSQDTVHEQKGPFPALNPRTPKLLAPLSSRPRDGAALPVLKHRVPLKPISRSPLCSRTWLRRERLFRGSPRAGPTTKGGSEESGSSSSQSSIDLEDDERDVQERSSEESNLKFDEDTVLQLSKDVISTRADLVEETRQHFKVQSRISQIPVIHRSAHNMDGDPINREGDLSTERTTNSYCEGEAPNMIYSKEHVYNHSFTKSNYAKQSDTVNHTITSESEEKNHAGGSSDPESDITRVLIFDMNDEQGDAAACSGGNEPAELNISSAVGEMQLFTAGVNRPLSNGDSKTDKKMLKVLNPAQSKETTTGMTREQRANYQTNQSFNLRAHKERSIISRHKSKTNMKGPSLSTQVKDKTRKSPELIISGEASVKVKSKLNPVKGSHHCSDTPSPRKKVIDHPLSRRANPDKSNNSKAQPPGRELKSTRQQKRLSAAGTTRSKSALDFLTYKDMFQQIQSGEGGPAIYEMFAGPIYENLRVSSSCEKTKDRQVQSAPCRKVQQSQKVKQRPLKQPKLRRSPGESMVISTKSKPRLASSRVRPHLASPSRKDNTTKLDTKLVLSKHGEIYHTSAQEKAADHILSTIVEALSRYDTETLKPDDKILTMATSSHAKDSHTSLYMQEIPRTSTRNESRLVPPPVFPQSSQQSEIDTWASSSSSSNTIVSPVYQKFLDEVGDGPLTDDLLQCLAEELISLDERDVSLDPCSENLESSKEESVREDLATGRNGFPEDISADFAALLGSGGAVDDTITWTKGEVLGRGAYGTVYCGLTSQGKLIAVKQVSLHTSDPEAAKTEYGRLQGEVDLLKALSHINIVGFLGTRLYRHMVSIFMEYVPGGSISSILHRFGPLPERVLALYTHQILEGVAYLHLNRVVHRDLKGNNVMLMPTGVIKLIDFGCARRLSCLNHTASSSGDLLKSVHGTPYWMAPEVINDTGYGRKSDIWSVGCTVFEMATGKPPLAHMDKMAALFYIGAERGSMPPLPDGFSDNAKDFVKNSLTSDQRLRPSADELLTHPFIPKNETEVNSWEKTKKNCCGHTQGHCG, from the exons ATGCGGACCCCGTGTCACCGTTGGCCTTTGACGAATCCTCATACCAGGATTTAGACTCAGAGTTTGAAGATTCGGACATAGAGCTGGACATTGAGAGCCTTCATCCTCATCCGTCGACAGCAGCCTCCCCGACACCGACACACACCCTTCAGCAGCCCGGTCTACTGTACAGCCACGCCGGG GAAGTGCTGGAGTCTCCAGGGTGCCCTCCTCCGTCTGACAATCATAAAGATCTCAGCCAAG ATAAGGGGATCCCCCTGTGTTTCCAAAACGCCATGGACACTCTGAGAGACATCAGGCAAGCCTACCAGGAcgcagggagaggaggcag caGAGGAGGTTTGTCTCTGCCGAGCCTGAATAACAGCAGCAGACGCTGGAGCCACGTAGATCCTGCTGCCTCGTGTGGTTTGCTGAGTACCAGGACTCCCTGCATCCCAGCCCCCCCTTCACCCAG GCAGAGGACCAGGAGTGTGGTTGCTGCATGCCCATCCTCCCCCGGCCTGCTGTCTGTGGCTGAGCCCAGCCAGCTCAGCCGGTCGGCCCCCAGCCTCATGGAACCACTACTGTGTTCCAACACTATGATGCAGGCCAGGGCACACATCCAGACCC GACTTGGTTCTCAAGATACTGTTCATGAACAAAAG GGTCCCTTTCCGGCTCTGAACCCTCGTACACCTAAGCTGTTGGCACCGCTGAGCAGCAGACCCAGGGACGGTGCAGCTCTGCCAGTACTGAAGCACCGTGTTCCCCTGAAGCCCATCAGCCGGAGCCCCCTTTGCTCCAGGACCTGGCTGAGGAGAGAGCGGCTGTTCCGGGGCAGCCCACGCGCTGGGCCTACTACTAAGGGTGGCAGTGAGGAGAGCGggtccagcagcagccagagttCAATTGATCTGGAGGATGACGAGAGGGATGTTCAGGAGAGATCTTCAGAGGAGAGCAATCTGAAGTTTGATGAAGACACGGTGTTGCAGCTTTCGAAGGATGTGATCTCCACTCGGGCTGATTTGGTTGAGGAGACCAGGCAGCATTTTAAAGTTCAGTCGAGAATCAGTCAGATTCCAGTGATCCACAGATCAGCACATAACATGGATGGGGATCCTATCAACCGTGAAGGTGATCTCAGCACTGAAAGAACAACAAACTCTTATTGTGAAGGCGAAGCCCCAAATATGATTTATTCAAAGGAGCATGTTTACAATCATAGCTTTACAAAATCTAACTATGCAAAACAAAGTGACACTGTGAACCATACAATCACATCAGAGTCTGAGGAGAAGAACCATGCAGGCGGAAGTTCAGACCCTGAGAGTGACATTACCCGTGTACTTATATTTGATATGAATGATGAACAGGGGGATGCTGCTGCATGCTCTGGAGGAAA TGAGCCTGCAGAGTTGAATATCAGCTCTGCCGTGGGGGAGATGCAGCTCTTTACAGCAGGAGTAAACCGTCCACTGTCAAATGGGGATTCCAAGACAGATAAGAAGATGCTGAAAGTCTTAAACCCTGCCCAGAGTAAGGAGACAACAACCGGCATGACCCGTGAACAAAGAGCAAATTATCAAACAAACCAGTCCTTCAATCTTCGAGCACATAAAGAGCGAAGTATCATTAGTCGGCACAAGTCCAAAACTAATATGAAGGGCCCCTCCCTTTCCACACAAGTCAAGGATAAAACCAGGAAAAGCCCTGAGCTAATTATTAGTGGAGAGGCCTCAGTCAAAGTAAAATCAAAGCTAAACCCTGTGAAAGGTTCTCATCATTGCTCTGACACCCCATCGCCACGAAAGAAGGTTATTGATCATCCACTGAGCAGAAGAGCAAATCCGGACAAGTCAAACAACAGCAAAGCTCAACCACCGGGGCGGGAGCTGAAGAGCACAAGGCAGCAGAAGAGACTCAGTGCAGCAGGGACAACAAGGTCTAAATCTGCACTTGACTTCCTCACCTACAAAGACATGTTTCAGCAGATACAGAGCGGGGAAGGAGGGCCAGCCATCTATGAGATGTTTGCTGGTCCTATCTACGAGAACCTGAGGGTTTCCAGCTCCTGTGAAAAAACAAAGGACAGACAAGTGCAGTCTGCGCCATGTAGGAAGGTGCAACAGTCGCAGAAAGTCAAACAGAGACCCTTGAAACAACCTAAATTGAGGAGAAGCCCGGGAGAGAGTATGGTGATTTCAACTAAAAGCAAACCGAGACTCGCGTCCTCCAGGGTGAGACCTCACCTCGCTTCTCCATCAAGGAAAGACAATACGACTAAACTAGACACAAAGTTAGTTCTTTCTAAGCATGGTGAGATTTATCACACTAGTGCTCAAGAAAAGGCTGCAGATCATATTTTATCTACCATAGTGGAGGCTCTTTCAAGATATGACACTGAAACTTTAAAACCTGATGACAAAATACTGACAATGGCAACTTCATCTCATGCTAAAGATAGCCATACGTCCCTGTATATGCAAGAAATCCCTAGGACTTCGACAAGAAACGAAAGCCGACTGGTTCCTCCGCCTGTGTTTCCTCAAAGCTCCCAGCAGTCGGAGATCGACACATGGGCCTCttctagcagcagcagcaacactaTTGTGTCCCCAGTTTACCAGAAGTTTCTGGATGAAGTCGGGGATGGCCCGCTTACCGATGACCTGCTGCAATGTCTGGCTGAAGAGCTAATCTCACTGGATGAGAGGGATGTCTCCTTAGACCCATGTTCGGAAAACCTGGAATCGAGCAAAGAAGAGTCCGTCAGAGAAGATCTTGCAACAGGAAGAAATGGGTTTCCCGAG GATATTTCAGCAGACTTTGCAGCGCTGCTTGGCTCTGGGGGGGCTGTTGATGACACCATCACCTGGACAAAGGGTGAAGTGCTTGGCCGAGGAGCCTATGGGACA GTGTACTGTGGCCTGACCAGCCAGGGCAAGCTGATAGCAGTGAAACAGGTCAGTCTGCACACGTCTGACCCTGAAGCGGCAAAGACAGAGTACGGTCGTCTGCAGGGCGAAGTGGATCTGCTTAAGGCCCTCAGCCACATCAACATCGTGGGCTTCCTGGGAACCCGTCTTTATCGGCACATGGTTTCTATCTTCATGGAGTATGTTCCAGGAGGATCCATCTCTAGCATCCTTCACAG GTTTGGTCCTCTGCCCGAGCGAGTCCTAGCTCTGTACACCCATCAGATCCTGGAAGGGGTGGCCTACCTTCACCTGAACAGGGTGGTTCATCGGGACTTAAAGGGAAACAATGTCATGCTGATGCCCACTGGCGTCATCAAGCTCATAGACTTTGGGTGTGCGCGACGTCTCAGCTGCCTGAACCACACCGCAAGTAGTAGTGGGGACCTGCTAAAGTCCGTCCATGGCACACCTTACTGGATGGCACCAGAG GTTATCAATGATACGGGATACGGCAGGAAGTCCGATATATGGAGTGTCGGCTGCACAGTGTTTGAGATGGCCACAGGGAAACCACCACTGGCACACATGGACAAGATGGCTGCCTTGTTTTACATTGGAGCTGAAAGGGGGTCGATGCCCCCTTTACCGGATGGGTTCTCGGATAATGCAAAGGATTTCGTAAAAAACAGCTTGACAAG TGACCAGAGACTACGGCCGTCTGCAGACGAGCTCCTGACGCATCCATTCATCCCCAAAAATGAGACTGAAGTGAACTCttgggaaaaaacaaaaaagaactgCTGTGGtcacacacagggacactgTGGTTAA